Proteins encoded together in one Kitasatospora albolonga window:
- a CDS encoding ABC transporter permease, with protein sequence MSSESTPALVKGAAGVESTASGGPAPAGPPGRSPRSRSTAAYLRYAAGKLAGAAVSLFAVLVTSFFLFRLIPGDPVKQMTGGRQVSAEQIASMRREFGLDLPLWQQFTQYCGKALTGDFGTSYQFRAPVMDKISEALPATLLLTGTAFVLYTLLGIWLGARSAWRNGSSGDRANTAFALTLYSVPSFWLGLLLIITLSVGIGPVPGLFPTGGMESGSTTGFDRVLDIAHHMVLPVITLVAVEYARTLLVMRSSLLDEMGSDYLTTARAKGLRDDLVRRKHAVPNAMLPTVTLLFVNLGTTVAGAILVETVFSWPGLGGLFYQALSVPDLPLVQALFFVFASAVILMNTLADVIYPLLDPRVGR encoded by the coding sequence ATGAGCTCAGAAAGCACTCCCGCGCTGGTCAAGGGCGCGGCGGGCGTGGAGAGCACCGCATCCGGCGGCCCGGCTCCGGCCGGGCCGCCGGGCCGCTCCCCGCGCTCCCGCTCCACGGCCGCCTACCTCCGCTACGCGGCGGGCAAGCTGGCCGGGGCCGCCGTCTCCCTCTTCGCCGTCCTCGTCACCAGCTTCTTCCTCTTCCGGCTGATCCCCGGCGACCCGGTCAAGCAGATGACCGGCGGCCGTCAGGTGTCGGCCGAACAGATCGCGTCGATGCGCCGCGAGTTCGGGCTCGACCTGCCGCTGTGGCAGCAGTTCACCCAGTACTGCGGCAAGGCCCTGACCGGCGACTTCGGTACGTCGTACCAGTTCCGGGCGCCCGTCATGGACAAGATCTCCGAGGCGCTGCCCGCCACCCTGCTGCTGACCGGCACCGCCTTCGTCCTCTACACCCTGCTGGGCATCTGGCTGGGCGCCCGCTCCGCCTGGCGCAACGGCTCCAGCGGGGACCGGGCCAACACCGCGTTCGCCCTGACGCTGTACTCGGTGCCCTCGTTCTGGCTCGGTCTGCTCCTCATCATCACCCTGTCGGTCGGCATCGGCCCGGTCCCGGGGCTCTTCCCGACCGGGGGCATGGAGTCCGGCTCGACCACCGGTTTCGACCGCGTCCTCGACATCGCCCACCACATGGTGCTGCCCGTCATCACGCTGGTCGCGGTGGAGTACGCGCGCACGTTGCTGGTGATGCGCTCCTCGCTGCTGGACGAGATGGGCAGCGACTACCTGACCACGGCCCGCGCCAAGGGGCTGCGGGACGACCTCGTACGCCGGAAGCACGCCGTGCCGAACGCGATGCTGCCGACGGTGACGCTGCTCTTCGTGAACCTCGGTACGACGGTGGCGGGGGCGATCCTGGTGGAGACGGTGTTCTCCTGGCCGGGGCTCGGCGGCCTCTTCTACCAGGCGCTGAGCGTGCCCGACCTGCCGCTGGTGCAGGCGCTGTTCTTCGTGTTCGCCTCCGCGGTGATCCTGATGAACACGCTCGCCGATGTGATCTATCCGCTGCTCGATCCCCGGGTGGGCCGATGA
- a CDS encoding ABC transporter substrate-binding protein — MVTRVPSRTPRPGRRLRTLLASGAAALALTAGSVVPGNPLAPAPSEARADGGRTTLTVAVAQSVDSLSPFLAQRLLSTSIHRLMYDYLTNYDAKDSRAIPGFATEWEPSEDKLTWTYTIRQDSKWSDGKQATAEDAAWTFTKMMTDEGAATSNGSFVGNFEEVTAPSKDKLVIKLKEPQATMAALDVPIVPKHIWEKVGDFTKFNNDKDFPIVGNGPFILTDYKVDSYVKLKANKDFWRGSPKFDELVFRYYKDQDAAVAALRKGEVSFVAGSPSLTPAQSASLKTVPDITVNDAPGRRFFALAVNPGARTKDGTEFGDGHPSLLDQKVRHALFRAVDRKTIIDKVFQGHAVEGEGYIPPRFSDYFWKPSAEQKLSYDPAAAAALLDEAGYRKNSAGKRVGKDGKPLDYRILCHATDPNDKAIGKYLQEWWGDLGIGLKVDCLDNVSDPWYAGEYDLAFDGWSVNPDPDFVLSIHTCAALPAKAKESATTDNFICDKQYDELYKKQLAEYDPAKRADLVRQLESRLYDTGYMNVMAYPNAVEAYRTDHIESITTMPSAAGNIYGQDGYWSWWSAVPAAGAPTSGSSGSGGSSTGVLVGVGIAVVVLAGGGLLFAMRRRSTAEDRE, encoded by the coding sequence ATGGTCACAAGAGTTCCCTCCCGCACCCCCCGGCCCGGCAGGCGTCTGCGTACCCTGCTCGCCTCGGGCGCGGCCGCCCTGGCGCTCACCGCCGGTTCCGTCGTCCCGGGCAACCCGCTCGCGCCCGCGCCCTCCGAGGCCCGCGCCGACGGCGGGCGGACGACGCTCACGGTCGCCGTCGCTCAGAGTGTCGACTCGCTGAGCCCGTTCCTCGCGCAGCGGCTGCTGAGCACGAGCATCCACCGGCTCATGTACGACTACCTGACCAACTACGACGCCAAGGACAGCCGGGCGATCCCGGGGTTCGCCACCGAGTGGGAGCCGTCCGAGGACAAGCTGACGTGGACGTACACGATCCGGCAGGACTCGAAGTGGTCGGACGGGAAGCAGGCCACCGCCGAGGACGCGGCCTGGACGTTCACCAAGATGATGACCGACGAGGGGGCGGCCACCTCCAACGGCAGCTTCGTCGGCAACTTCGAGGAGGTGACGGCTCCGAGCAAGGACAAGCTGGTCATCAAGCTCAAGGAGCCGCAGGCCACGATGGCCGCGCTGGACGTGCCGATCGTCCCGAAGCACATCTGGGAGAAGGTCGGTGACTTCACCAAGTTCAACAACGACAAGGACTTCCCCATCGTGGGGAACGGTCCGTTCATCCTGACGGACTACAAGGTCGACAGCTATGTGAAGCTCAAGGCCAACAAGGACTTCTGGCGCGGCTCGCCCAAGTTCGACGAGCTGGTCTTCCGCTACTACAAGGACCAGGACGCGGCCGTGGCCGCCCTGCGCAAGGGCGAGGTCTCCTTCGTCGCGGGCAGCCCCAGCCTGACCCCGGCCCAGTCCGCCTCGCTGAAGACCGTGCCGGACATCACGGTGAACGACGCCCCGGGGCGGCGCTTCTTCGCGCTCGCCGTCAACCCCGGAGCCCGTACCAAGGACGGCACGGAGTTCGGTGACGGCCACCCGTCGCTGCTGGACCAGAAGGTGCGGCACGCGCTGTTCAGGGCCGTCGACCGGAAGACGATCATCGACAAGGTGTTCCAGGGGCACGCCGTCGAGGGCGAGGGGTACATCCCGCCGCGCTTCTCGGACTACTTCTGGAAGCCGTCGGCCGAGCAGAAGCTCAGCTACGACCCGGCGGCGGCCGCCGCCCTGCTGGACGAGGCCGGGTACCGGAAGAACAGCGCGGGCAAGCGCGTCGGCAAGGACGGCAAGCCGCTCGACTACCGCATCCTCTGCCATGCCACCGACCCCAACGACAAGGCGATCGGCAAGTACCTCCAGGAGTGGTGGGGCGATCTGGGCATCGGGCTGAAGGTCGACTGCCTCGACAACGTTTCCGACCCCTGGTACGCGGGTGAGTACGACCTCGCCTTCGACGGCTGGTCCGTCAACCCCGACCCCGACTTCGTCCTCTCCATCCACACCTGTGCCGCGCTGCCGGCCAAGGCGAAGGAGTCGGCCACGACCGACAACTTCATCTGCGACAAGCAGTACGACGAGCTCTACAAGAAGCAACTGGCCGAGTACGACCCCGCCAAGCGGGCGGATCTTGTCCGGCAACTGGAGTCGCGGCTGTACGACACCGGGTACATGAACGTCATGGCGTACCCGAATGCCGTCGAGGCATACCGCACCGACCACATCGAGTCCATCACCACCATGCCGTCGGCCGCGGGCAACATCTACGGCCAGGACGGCTACTGGAGCTGGTGGTCGGCGGTCCCGGCCGCCGGAGCACCCACCTCCGGTTCCTCCGGCTCCGGTGGCTCCTCCACCGGGGTGCTCGTCGGGGTCGGGATCGCCGTCGTCGTCCTCGCCGGTGGCGGACTGCTGTTCGCCATGCGTCGCCGCTCCACCGCGGAAGACCGTGAATAG
- a CDS encoding DUF397 domain-containing protein, with product MGTQQEKDELYALDISDVKWLSAPGTEEVEERVEIAHLPGGAVAMRSSLDPDTVLRYTEAEWRAFVLGARDGEFDLK from the coding sequence ATGGGCACCCAGCAGGAAAAGGACGAGCTCTACGCTCTCGACATCTCCGATGTGAAGTGGCTGAGCGCGCCCGGCACCGAGGAGGTCGAGGAGCGCGTCGAGATCGCGCATCTGCCGGGGGGCGCGGTCGCCATGCGGTCCTCCCTGGACCCGGACACCGTCCTGCGGTACACCGAGGCGGAGTGGCGGGCGTTCGTCCTCGGCGCCCGCGATGGTGAGTTCGACCTCAAGTAG
- a CDS encoding type VII secretion protein EccE, translated as MGAATRERTGRSRRRTPGPSRRQRSNEPAATASATPSNAPSPGAPAATTLRALAGTGRGRPVLRQLVIIEAALAVAVVGAALGGAWLVPAGVLVVLLVLLAVVRRRGRALQDWLATALTLKARRRTAAAAPADVEPMLAPVAENVPGFGPHIYVDRDHRTVGMLGDGTFLTAAVRVEASGEALRPASGARSLPLSLLGDALQVDDIVLESAQLVQQVRCAPAPHLPQQSVARLSYGPLQDKTGAPALRMTWVAVKLDPELCREAIEARGGGVEGAQRCLVRVADHVASRITGAGFRAVVLDQEELNSAVATSACANPLLSGRAGRPDAAPQRRTMETSRVWRCDDRWHTTYAVDRWPELGRGATPLPQLVALLTSVPAYATTFSLTVRRGSRQGATSVSGHVRVTGGSDTELVGVRRTLEQAARHAKVGLARLDREQLPGVLATLPLGGAQ; from the coding sequence ATGGGTGCAGCTACGCGCGAGCGTACCGGGCGGTCCCGCCGCCGAACCCCCGGGCCTTCCCGTCGGCAACGCAGCAACGAACCGGCCGCGACAGCCTCCGCCACCCCGTCGAACGCCCCCTCTCCGGGTGCCCCCGCCGCCACGACGCTGCGCGCTCTCGCGGGCACCGGCCGGGGCCGGCCCGTGCTGCGGCAGCTGGTGATCATCGAGGCCGCGCTCGCGGTGGCCGTGGTGGGTGCCGCGCTCGGCGGTGCGTGGCTGGTGCCCGCCGGGGTGCTCGTGGTCCTGCTGGTGCTGCTCGCGGTCGTACGCCGCCGGGGCCGCGCGCTCCAGGACTGGCTGGCGACGGCCCTCACGCTCAAGGCCAGAAGGCGCACCGCCGCCGCGGCTCCCGCCGATGTCGAGCCGATGCTGGCCCCGGTCGCGGAGAACGTGCCCGGCTTCGGCCCCCACATCTACGTCGACCGCGACCACCGCACGGTGGGGATGCTCGGGGACGGCACCTTCCTGACCGCCGCGGTCCGGGTGGAGGCGAGCGGTGAGGCGCTGCGCCCGGCGTCCGGCGCCCGTTCGCTCCCGCTGTCGCTGCTCGGCGACGCCCTCCAGGTGGACGACATCGTCCTGGAATCGGCGCAGTTGGTGCAGCAGGTGCGGTGCGCCCCCGCGCCCCATCTGCCGCAGCAGTCGGTGGCCCGTCTCTCGTACGGGCCCCTCCAGGACAAGACCGGGGCGCCCGCGCTCCGGATGACGTGGGTGGCGGTGAAGCTGGACCCGGAGCTGTGCCGGGAGGCCATCGAGGCGCGCGGCGGCGGGGTCGAGGGGGCCCAGCGCTGCCTGGTGCGGGTCGCGGACCATGTGGCGAGCCGGATCACGGGGGCCGGGTTCCGGGCGGTGGTGCTGGACCAGGAGGAGCTGAACTCGGCCGTCGCCACCTCCGCCTGCGCCAACCCGCTGCTGTCGGGCCGCGCCGGGCGCCCGGACGCCGCTCCGCAGCGGCGCACGATGGAGACCTCGCGGGTCTGGCGGTGCGACGACCGGTGGCACACCACGTACGCGGTGGACCGCTGGCCCGAGTTGGGCCGGGGCGCGACGCCGCTCCCGCAGCTGGTCGCGCTGCTGACCTCGGTGCCCGCGTACGCGACGACGTTCAGCCTGACCGTGCGGCGCGGTTCGCGGCAGGGGGCGACGAGTGTGAGCGGCCATGTCCGGGTGACCGGCGGGTCCGACACCGAACTCGTCGGTGTGCGAAGGACGTTGGAGCAGGCCGCCCGGCACGCCAAGGTGGGTCTGGCGCGGCTGGACCGGGAACAGCTGCCGGGTGTGCTGGCGACGCTCCCGCTGGGAGGGGCCCAGTGA
- a CDS encoding type VII secretion protein EccB: MASRRDELNAYTFAKRRLIAQFLQPNPTGSEEGAPRPLRAVLPGAIIGVVILAGFGAWGMFKPVAPKEWDKPHENVIIASESTTRYVVLKTGDKKQLHPVLNMSSAKLLLDPGKGKVVNVDESVLDNGKIPHGATLGIPYAPDRLPDPKDAGTAKRWAVCERPGEGGRAIQKAAFLFAERDKGKTEGKGKLRGGEMMYVQGPEPDRTRYLVGAAGKAYALPDDELLLRTLVDQNRKPQRVSADWLKTLHQGDPINFPSLEEKPGDPANVPGTLDTDANRVGMVLAATAGTRTQQYVVLPGRVAPVSDFVAKLLLNSRDLAVLGQNGREKPVSAAAFAPGRAFGAEQDWPVHEPKAVNSPDVKKGSRSTVCNVLRDVDADTGATTLSTWVGTSFPATLPTGSSSAYVTPGSGEFFRQFTGSKTDVGFLFLVTDTGLRYAMQSNSDSGQDDSGIGESGSEKERQDRQQEAQQAQSRLGYKDIDPVPVPAVWSSFLPTGPRLSTGAARQPQGS, translated from the coding sequence ATGGCATCACGGCGGGATGAACTCAACGCCTACACCTTTGCGAAGCGAAGGCTGATCGCACAGTTCCTGCAACCCAACCCGACCGGCTCCGAGGAAGGCGCCCCGCGCCCCCTGCGCGCGGTCCTGCCGGGCGCGATCATCGGGGTCGTCATCCTCGCCGGATTCGGTGCCTGGGGCATGTTCAAGCCGGTGGCCCCCAAGGAGTGGGACAAGCCCCACGAGAACGTCATCATCGCCAGTGAGTCCACCACCCGTTACGTGGTGCTGAAGACCGGCGACAAGAAGCAGCTCCACCCCGTCCTGAACATGTCCTCAGCCAAGCTCCTGCTCGACCCGGGCAAGGGCAAGGTCGTCAACGTCGACGAGTCGGTCCTCGACAACGGCAAGATCCCGCACGGCGCGACCCTCGGCATCCCGTACGCCCCCGACCGGCTGCCCGACCCCAAGGACGCCGGGACCGCCAAGCGCTGGGCCGTCTGCGAACGGCCCGGCGAGGGCGGCCGCGCCATCCAGAAGGCGGCCTTCCTCTTCGCCGAACGCGACAAGGGCAAGACCGAGGGCAAGGGGAAGCTGCGCGGCGGCGAGATGATGTACGTCCAGGGGCCGGAGCCCGACCGGACCCGCTACCTCGTGGGCGCCGCGGGCAAGGCGTACGCCCTCCCCGACGACGAACTGCTGCTGCGCACCCTGGTCGACCAGAACCGCAAGCCGCAGCGCGTCTCCGCCGACTGGCTGAAGACGCTGCACCAGGGTGACCCGATCAACTTCCCTTCGCTGGAAGAGAAGCCGGGCGACCCCGCCAATGTGCCGGGCACCCTGGACACCGACGCGAACCGGGTCGGCATGGTCCTCGCCGCCACCGCCGGAACCAGGACCCAGCAGTACGTCGTCCTGCCCGGCAGGGTCGCCCCCGTATCGGACTTCGTCGCCAAGCTCCTGCTCAACAGCCGGGATCTGGCGGTCCTCGGCCAGAACGGCCGCGAAAAGCCCGTGAGCGCCGCCGCGTTCGCACCGGGCCGGGCGTTCGGCGCGGAGCAGGACTGGCCCGTCCACGAGCCGAAGGCCGTCAACTCGCCCGACGTGAAGAAGGGAAGCCGCAGCACCGTGTGCAACGTCCTGCGCGACGTCGACGCCGACACCGGCGCCACCACCCTCTCCACCTGGGTGGGTACGAGCTTCCCCGCCACCCTCCCCACCGGCTCCTCCAGCGCCTACGTCACGCCCGGATCGGGTGAGTTCTTCCGCCAGTTCACGGGCTCGAAGACCGACGTCGGCTTCCTCTTCCTGGTCACCGACACCGGACTGCGCTACGCGATGCAGTCCAACAGCGACAGCGGGCAGGACGACTCCGGCATCGGCGAGTCCGGCTCGGAGAAGGAGCGGCAGGACCGGCAGCAGGAAGCCCAGCAGGCGCAGAGCCGCCTCGGTTACAAGGACATCGACCCGGTCCCGGTCCCC